In Salmo salar unplaced genomic scaffold, Ssal_v3.1, whole genome shotgun sequence, the DNA window atttttctgggcgcagtgctcagattattgcaaagtgtgatttcccagtaaggttatttttaaatctggcaagttgattgcgttcaagagatgtaaatctataattctttaaatgacaatataatattttaccaatgttttctaattttaattatttaatttgtgacgctgacttgactgccggttattggagggaaacgatttcctcaacatcaatgccatagtaaaacgctgtttttggatataaatatgaacttgatagaactaaaaatgcatgcattgtctaacataatgtcctaggagtgtcatctgatggagattgtaaaaggttagtgcatcattttagctggttttatggttttggtgaccctgtctttgaattgacaaaacattacacacaactcttgtaaatgtactgtcctaacatactctaaatttatgctttcgccgtaaaacctttttgaaatcgtaaaacgtggttagattaaggagatgtttatctttcaaagggtgtaaaatagttgtatttttgaaaaatgtgaattttgacatttatttggattcaaatttgccgctcttgaaatgcacctgctgttgatggagtgcaccacgggtggcacgctagcgtcccacctagcccatagaggttaaggaatacctaggataggataaagtaatccttctaaccccccccttaaaatatttagatgcactattgtaaagtggttgttccactggatatcataaggtgaatgcaccattttgtaagttgctctggataagagcgtctgctaaatgacttaaatgtaattgtAATGTAATCTGGAACAGTGTTGTATTTTCCTTTCCTGTATTCTACTGCAAAGGTGAACTCTTGCAACCGTAGAGCCCATCTGATAAGTCTGGTGCTTGGTTTGTTGGTCTTGAACACCCACACAAGGGAGGAATGGTCAGTGACCACAGTGAAGTGTCTTCCCTCCAGGTAGTACCTCCACTTTTCCAAAGCCCAGACAACTGCGAGGCACTCTTGCTCGGTTGTGGAGTAGTTCCGTTCTGCTCCATTCAATGTTCGACTGGCGAACGCTAGCACTTCTTCAATGCCAAGTCCAGTCTGTTGGACTAGAACAGCACCAAGTCCAACATCACTTGCATCAGTGTAAACAACAAAAGGGCAATCAAAGTTGGGATGACCCAAAATGGGAGGTGTGACGAGGTGTCGTTTCAGGGTTTCAAAAGAGGTCTGGCACTCTGCCGTCCATCGGAATTTCGCACCTTTTCGCTTCAATGCGTTGAGGGGTTCTGCCACCTGGGAGAAGTTCAACACAAACCGATGGTACCATCCAGCCATCCCAAGGAACCGTTGAAGGGCCTTGAGTGTGGTTGGGACAGGGAAATCTTGTACCGCCTTGGTCTTTTCGGGATCCACATGAGTGCCGTCAAAAGACACAATATGGCCAAGGAACTTCAGGGAGGTTTGGCAGAAGTTGCTCTTCTTCATGTTCAATGTCAGACCAGCTTCCCTTAGCTTGTCCAACACTGCTTGAAGATCTTGAAAATGTTGTTCTCTGGTCTGGGAGTAGATAATTATATCGTCCAGGTAGACGAAACAGATCTTCCCTTTGAGCTCACCTAACGCAATCTCCATGAGTCTTTGGAAAGTGGCAGGTGCATTCTTTAATCCAAAAGGCATCACCTTAAAGGAAAACAAGCCCTCAGCACAGACAAAAGCAGTCTTGTCCTTGCTTTCCTGGTCCATCTCAACCTGCCAATAGCCACTATTGAGGTCAAGGGTAGTGAACACAACCGCGCCAGACAATGACTCCAGGATCTCTTGGATGGTGGGAAGAGGATAGGCATCAGTCTGGGAAACCTTGTTGGTCTTCCTATAGTCCACACAAAATCTAAGACCACCGGTCTTTTTTGGGATGAGGACAACAGGAGCAGCCCAGGGAGAGGATGAACGTTCAATTATATTTTGTGTCAACATATCATTAATGAGTCCTTTTTGGATGATTAGCTTTGCTGGGGACAAACGATATGGCTTCTGCTTGATCGGCATTTCCTGTGTAAGGAATATTTTGTGCTTCAGGAGCCCGGTACGTCCCAGCTTTGAAGTACATACATCAGCGTTATTCTGCAGCTGTTCCAACAGCCTTAACTCCTCTGGCTGTTCCAGCTGAGCTCTTCTCACAGCCTGTAAAAGGAGATCATCAGAAGGATTATCGAGGGTTAGTGGTACCGGAGCAATGGCAGAGAAGACTGCCACATTTGGACCCCAATCATGTAACTTTGTAGCTTCTGACTGGAAGAAATGCTTCTTGCTCGGATTGTATGGAAACCAGTAGCAATTGTGTGCGATATCAATCTGGACACCACTGAAGTACATGAAATCAATTCCCAACACAACAGGAAAAGCAAGGTTCTTGGTTTGTAGGATAACAGAAGGAATCATATAGGAGTGGTTACACAGGTGGAACTCTACCTCACTCCATCCAAGTGGTCGTTTAGCCTCACCATCAGCCAGATAGAGTGGACCTTCTGTCCACGGCTTCAAGTTGTAGTGTAGACCTTTAACCTCCTTCCACAGTTTCTCATTGAGCAGTGTGTAGGATGACCCGGTGTCCAGGATGGCTCTTCCTGTCCATGGACCTATGGACAGGGGTAACACCAATTGGTGCGGTATTAACTGAAAGGAAGGGGATGTCGATGGGGCGGCGTAGGCAGTGACACTTGGGGTTTCATCTCTGGTCAAAGCACCCAGAGTAGGATGGTCGTTCCTGCGAAGGGAGTTAGGTGTGTTTGCCTGTTGTGATTTGTGGTTTCTGGAAGGGTTTACTTGATATGGTCTTGGACATGTAGCTGAAGAATGTCCCTTTTGGCTACATCTCCAACAGAACATGGGAGGGGTTTTGGCTGGAGACTGTGGCTGTTGTTGATGGTCTGGCTTGGGTAACGGTTTGGgtgtctgtttctttctctgttcATATTGCTGTTGGCATTCTCTGTCCTTCTCGAACTGCTGTCCCAGGCGAACCAGTCCATCAACAGTGGTGACTCTTTCTCTGAGTTGACTGGCTAGTAGTGGGTTGATGTTCTTCAAGATCAATTTAATGACCTCTTCCTCCTCAATACCAGGTTTCCACCTTCTGCACAGGGAGTGGTAACCGTATGCAAAGTCACGgatactctccttctctctttgcaCTCGATTAAAGACTCTGTCTGCCAGCTCATCTGTGTAGTCCTCAGACAGAAATGCAGAGGAAAACTTGGCCTCAAAGTCAGCCCAGGAGGTAGTGGTGAGACGTGCCACATCCCACCAGTCTCGAGCTGTACCATGCAACACATTCCTCAATGTGGCAAGGAGTTCTTCGTCAGCCAGGGGATTGAGGGCAAGAAAGTCACGACATCTTTCCAGATACATTAGCGGATCAGGACTGTCATCTTTTTTCCCAAAGGTGGGAAATTGCAATTTAATGGGCATCGCCCCCACATGACGTCTACTCAAATCACCATGAACAAAAGAGCTAGGAGGGAttgaggaagtagagggtgagggagTTATCGGACCATGAAAATGAACACCAGGATGCATGGTGGATTGCATCCTGTAAGGGGTGGCTGCAGCATGGCCTTGTCTTAGCTGTTCTGAGGTGCCAGCTTGGCCCTCAGTGGTCTGAACAGAAGTGGACACCAGAGAAGCTCTGTGCAAGGAGTTGTGCCTAATGGAGGCCATGTCAACAGACACGTCAGCCAACATTTTAACACAATTAGAAAGCTCTTTCTGCAAGTGGTCTACAGTGTTAACCAGAGGAGAAAAAACTGAATTAACGTCCTTGAGAACCTCAGTGTGATGATGTTGCAAGCGCCACTGGAGAGTGGCAGTGAGTTGGGTTTGTTGGTAGTCAAACTGCCTGTCCATGGCACCAGTAACATCCCGTCTTCCACTCTCACtgagctctgtcagtgtgtggGTTAGAGTGCTCAGTGAGTTTCTGAATTCCATGGCACTCTGTTGTTGCTCTTCACTCAGACATTTGAATTTATGGTGGATTAGAGTTTGGAGATGTTGTTGAGTCCGACGAATATCAAGGATGTCACCTTGAAGTTGTAAGACTACAACCTCTGGAGATAAACCAGACAATGGAGGAAGGTTGGGCGTCAGAGGGAAGGCTAGCTCAGTACTTCCACACAGATCCATGTCAATAAGGGAGTAGCTGGTTAGACCTCCTGTGGCCTGTGGTCCAGACCGAGCCTTCAGATTCCCAGGGCTCTGGCCCAAATCAACTCCATTGACATTATGATTTGTATTGTCGGCTCGATGGTCAGACTGGCCCTGTGTATTCCCATTGACAGGTATGATATGGATGAGCACATTTTCTTGGGGTGAATCCATTGTTTTAATTCCACACAAAAGATTTGCTTTGGTTATTTCTCAATGTTGAGGTCCCATCTGGGGTGCCATATTTTAtgtaacggttttgacttgaggttataatttataggggtgccaggtaggttgtgcctaccagagaaaatattaGTTTCTCCTTTTAGTTTGATagggaatgagtcccatctggtccgtcaagtctacaccaatacaaaggactcatgtaaaagtcaggatggaaatacacttttcataaacccttaaaacaaTGGAAATAACTTCAAAACAACTGTATTCTTTTGCGTGGTTGTATTAACAACctaaatgatcacacacacacacacacacacacaacaatataacaataatgagctttaaacagctctggttcctccagaaatgtcctgtacctcgggcctaaaaagagtccagcccggtaaacaagttcagggaactcaagtgaccttagtcaCGCAATGGTTGTCCGTTCATACAGTGTAGCGTAAACCCAGTGTCAATCATACAATGAAAAGAACAAATATTTTACCACACATTTCAATAAATCCTCAACTACAACTAACTACCTAAATCATCACAGtatacatcacaccaaaacaaatgaaataccgtaTACAAAAAAGGTTGTAGTCCGTCGGTCAGTCAGAGAAGCCAATCCGCCGACAGATCTCCAGCGGAGAAAGGCCACGAAAACCAACGGAGAGGTGTAGTCCACAGATGCAAGAGTGGAGCCGACCTTGGGTAGATTTTCTATTAGGCTACacaaagcacacttttaaagCAGCACAACAAACGGAAGAGAGACGCTTCAGAACTGAGGGTCGAACACATCCTCATTCATGTTTCCATCACAACTCCTCTTTTGCAcagctgatgctggctatttaattgggaattaaaggggaagcgccctattggaagaAGCACTAATTAATTGAGAATTAAAGGgaaagcgccctattggaaggagaagcactgagacggTTCAGAAACATTCAGGGCCGTCACACACCCCCTCCCCTGGAAAAAGCCGACCATTGCCCTGGAAGGCACATCTTGGTCGGGGAAACCGAGAAAGGTCTCTTCATCACTTTCCTCTACAAAAATATTCGTTACATTTTGGCGCTCATGCTCCTCAGCCGAGGGGTCACAGTTCTTAAAGCGTGAGACTTCTAGATCTGGGAATCCGAGAAAAGTCTCCTCACTTTCCTCTTCAAAGATCTCCAGGACCTTGCGGCGCTCAATCTCCTCCAATTCGTCAGCTGAGGGGTAACAGGCCTTAAGGCGTGAGACATGGACAACGCGCATATCTTCACCTGTGTCCTCTTTCACCACTCGATAGTTCAAAGGGCCTCTCTGCTCCACAATCCTATATGGTCCTTGCCATTTAGGAGCGAGCTTGGCCGAGAAGAATTGTTCAGCTTTTGAATAAGGATGAGAGCGAAGCCACACCCGATCACGAAGCTGGAACTGCATGTCTCGTCTCTTCTTATCATAATTTCTCTTCTGCCTGAGTCGAGCCTGGATCATGTTCTTTGAGACAAGAGCTCTCAAGTCGTGGAGATGGACTACCTGGTCATAGCAAGCAGCGTCTGGAGTAACCTGCTGGGGCTGTAGCACCATCTCCAAGGGTCCTCGGAGGGGACGACTCAGGTTCAGCTCTGCAGGTGTGACTCCAGTGGACTCTTGCACAGCAGAATTCAGGGCAAATCGAAACTCGTGAAGGTGCTTGTCCCAGTGTTTGTGCTGGGTCCCTACATAGGAAGCAACCATTGTCTTCAAGGTTCGATTAACTCTCTCAGTGAGGTTGGTCTGTGGGTGATAAGCCGTGGTCAACTTCTGTCTCAGGTTCCATCTTTGGCAGGTCTCCTCAAAGAGATCAGAGACGaattgggaacctcgatcagacagGATGTAATCAGGCACTCCCCAGCGAGTCAGGATCTCTTTCGTAAGGATGTTAGAGACTGTCCTTGCTGTGGCCTGACGCAGGGCAAAGAGCTCCACCCACTTGGAATAGTAATCAACAAAAACAAGCATGTACACATTCTGATTGGAGCTTCTAGGAAATGGACCCATCAAATCCACTCCTAACATTTCCCAAGGTCGGGTAATCACAGTTTGCTGCAACTTGCCAGCAGGCTTTCTACCTTCTGGTTTGTACATTTGACAAACCTGACAGTTTCGGATGTGTGACTTTACATCCATGCTCAGATGTGGCCAGTACAGTAATGCTTGCAACCGCTTGTAGGTTTTGAACCTGCCCAAATGACCAGCTAACGGGTCTTCATGGAAATGTTGAAGCAGTTGAAGGCGTAGAGTTTCAGGTATGTACATTTGGTATAGTGTTCTGTGAGGTAGTTGTACAACTCGGTAGACTTTGTCTTCAATGATGGTCAGCTTGGTGGTAGGATTGACCATCTTTTCTCTATCTTCCAGGATAGTCTGGTACAAAGCCTGTACTTCTGGATCATCCTGTTGGGCTTTCCAAATGGCCTCATCAGAGATGGGAAAGTCAGTTTTGGGTGAGTCTCGACTGCTTGACAGGACAGTAGCACATGTAAGATGAGGGCCACCATTACCACCAGCAGGAGCTCTGGATAAGGCATCTGGAATCATCATCAtctcacttggctctgtcatatcctcacatggtctctcctatcattgctatgcagacgacacacaattaatcttctcctttcccccttctgataaccaggcggcgaatcgcatctctgcatgtctgtcagacatatcagtgtggatgacggatcaccagctcaagctgaacctcggcaagacggagctgctcttcctcccggggaaggactgcccgttccatgatctcgccatcacggttgacaactcccttgtgtcctcctcccagagtgctaagaaccttggcgtgatcctggacaacaccctgtcgttctccactaacatcaaggcggtgacccgatcctgtaggttcatgctctacaacattcgcagagtacgaccctgcctcacacaggaagcggcgcaggtcctaatccaggcacttgtcatctcccgtctggattactgcaactcgctgttggctgggctccctgcctgtgccattaaacccctacaactcatccagaacgccgcagcccgtctggtgttcaaccttcccaagttctctcacgtcaccccgctcctccgctctctccactggcttccagttgaagctcgcatccgctacaagaccatggtgattgcctacggagctgtgaagggaacggcacctccataccttcaggctctgatcaggccctacacccaaacaagggcactgcgttcatccaccactggcctgctggcccccctacctctgaggaagcacagttcccgctcagcccagtcaaaactgttcgctgctctggcaccccaatggtggaacaagctccctcacgacgccaggacagcggagtcaatcaccaccttccggagacacctgaaaccccacctctttaacctgttagggctagggggcagcatttgcacgtctggataaaaaaaatgtacccgatttaacctctctaggctaggcgggacgaattcgtcccacctacgtaacagccagtgtaatccagtggcgcgattttcaaaacgttaaaaatcctattacttcaatttctcaaacatatgactattttacagccatttaaagataagactctcgttaatctaaccacactgtccgatttcaaaaaggctttacaacgaaagcaaaacattagattatgtcagcagagtaccaagccagaaataatcagacacccatttttcaagccagcatataatgtcaccaaaacccagaagacagctaaatgcagcactcacctttgatgatcttcatcagatgacaaccctaggacattgttatacaatacatgcatgttttgttcaatcaagttcatatttatatcaaaaaccagctttttacattagcatgtgacgttcagaactagcatacccccgcaaacttccggggaattcgctaacattttactaaattactcacgataaacgttcacaaaaagcataacaattattttaagaattatagatacagacctctatgcactcgatatgtccgattttaaaatagctttttggtgaaagcacattttgcaatattctaagtacatagcccaggcatcacgggctcgcatttagacacccggcaagtttagcactcaccataatcatatttactattataaaaatgtcattaccttttgttgtcttcgtcagaatgcacacccaggacagctacttcaataacaaatgttggtttggtccaaaataatccatcgttatatccgaatagcggcgttttgttcgtgcgttccagacactatccgaaatagtaaagaagtgtcacgcgcttggcgcaattcctgacaataaaattcaaagtattccattaccgtacgtcgaagcatgtcaaccgctgtttaaaatcaatttttacgtcatttctcgtagaaaagcgataatattccgacagggaatctccttttcggcaaacagaggaaaaaatcccaaaggcgggggcggtcggggtcacgcgcataagctagtgtctcttgatgggccacttgagaaaggcgataatgtgtttcagcctggggctggaatgacgacattctgttttttcccgggctctgagagcctatggaagacgtgggaagtgtcacgttagagcagagatccttagtaaatgatagagatggaaaagaagttcaacaaatggtcagacaggccacttcctgtaaaggaatctctcaggttttgacctgccatttgagttctgttatactcacagacaccattcaaacagttttagaaaattgagggtgttttctatccatatgtaataagtatatgcatattctagttactgagtaggagtggtaaccagattaaatcgggtatgttttttatccagccgtgtcaatgctgccccctagccctaacaggttaatctggttactaatcctacccagtaactagaatatgcatatacttattatatatggatagaaaacactctaaagtttctaaaactgtttgaatggtgtctgtgagtataacagaactcatttggcaggcaaaaccctgagacattttctgacaggaagtggatacctgatgtgttgtattgactttaaacctatcccattgaaaaacacaggggcttaggaatattttggcacttcctattgcttccactagatgtcaccagcctttacaaagtgttttgagtcttctggagggagatctgaccgaacaagagccatggaacgatgatgtcccattagacacctggcgcgcgagttcatgttgggtaccctcgttccaatacgttataaaagagtatgcattcgtccaccttgaatattattcatgttctggttaaaaaaggccctaatgatttatgctatacaacgtttgacatgtttgaacgaacggaaatatattttttcccct includes these proteins:
- the LOC123739248 gene encoding uncharacterized protein: MDSPQENVLIHIIPVNGNTQGQSDHRADNTNHNVNGVDLGQSPGNLKARSGPQATGGLTSYSLIDMDLCGSTELAFPLTPNLPPLSGLSPEVVVLQLQGDILDIRRTQQHLQTLIHHKFKCLSEEQQQSAMEFRNSLSTLTHTLTELSESGRRDVTGAMDRQFDYQQTQLTATLQWRLQHHHTEVLKDVNSVFSPLVNTVDHLQKELSNCVKMLADVSVDMASIRHNSLHRASLVSTSVQTTEGQAGTSEQLRQGHAAATPYRMQSTMHPGVHFHGPITPSPSTSSIPPSSFVHGDLSRRHVGAMPIKLQFPTFGKKDDSPDPLMYLERCRDFLALNPLADEELLATLRNVLHGTARDWWDVARLTTTSWADFEAKFSSAFLSEDYTDELADRVFNRVQREKESIRDFAYGYHSLCRRWKPGIEEEEVIKLILKNINPLLASQLRERVTTVDGLVRLGQQFEKDRECQQQYEQRKKQTPKPLPKPDHQQQPQSPAKTPPMFCWRCSQKGHSSATCPRPYQVNPSRNHKSQQANTPNSLRRNDHPTLGALTRDETPSVTAYAAPSTSPSFQLIPHQLVLPLSIGPWTGRAILDTGSSYTLLNEKLWKEVKGLHYNLKPWTEGPLYLADGEAKRPLGWSEVEFHLCNHSYMIPSVILQTKNLAFPVVLGIDFMYFSGVQIDIAHNCYWFPYNPSKKHFFQSEATKLHDWGPNVAVFSAIAPVPLTLDNPSDDLLLQAVRRAQLEQPEELRLLEQLQNNADVCTSKLGRTGLLKHKIFLTQEMPIKQKPYRLSPAKLIIQKGLINDMLTQNIIERSSSPWAAPVVLIPKKTGGLRFCVDYRKTNKVSQTDAYPLPTIQEILESLSGAVVFTTLDLNSGYWQVEMDQESKDKTAFVCAEGLFSFKVMPFGLKNAPATFQRLMEIALGELKGKICFVYLDDIIIYSQTREQHFQDLQAVLDKLREAGLTLNMKKSNFCQTSLKFLGHIVSFDGTHVDPEKTKAVQDFPVPTTLKALQRFLGMAGWYHRFVLNFSQVAEPLNALKRKGAKFRWTAECQTSFETLKRHLVTPPILGHPNFDCPFVVYTDASDVGLGAVLVQQTGLGIEEVLAFASRTLNGAERNYSTTEQECLAVVWALEKWRYYLEGRHFTVVTDHSSLVWVFKTNKPSTRLIRWALRLQEFTFAVEYRKGKYNTVPDYITITFKSFSRRSYPEQLTKWCIHLMISSGTTTLQ